From a single Lolium rigidum isolate FL_2022 chromosome 7, APGP_CSIRO_Lrig_0.1, whole genome shotgun sequence genomic region:
- the LOC124671980 gene encoding U-box domain-containing protein 26-like yields MSIPHLFRCPISLDIFTDPVTLCTGQTYDRQCIERWLADGHRTCPVTMQALGDATALVPNRTLRHLIDRWLSAATTDQHHHLPESDPSLAALKRCLLSDATAAAAKIAALEKVMALASESDVGRACMLQLGFLSVLLPLVFRAAPADRPGRAEEELALQCALSLMPSSPAAPQLDCLNVLKKEASLASFVRLLERGSGRAKAGLCRLLETIATATATRDLALIVAASPRVWQALLPLLQRQDGPAASDPRASEAAVRAIAAVCATEPARGSAIHHGVVGALFRHLTWWAYGKGGGAVSSALAAVEALAETEAGRRAVARAPGATRVLVRHVFMMSSANDGSEHAAAALLAVCRESRAARSEAVGAGVVTQLLLLLQSQCGARAKAKARALLKLLKSSFVQAPMASYDLLLQLELKILLLEVLDVVINFAWRIRCLMNQKGMTLLPDVELMF; encoded by the exons ATGAGCATACCGCACCTGTTCCGGTGCCCGATCAGCCTGGACATCTTCACGGACCCGGTGACGCTGTGCACGGGGCAGACGTACGACCGCCAATGCATCGAGCGCTGGCTCGCCGACGGCCACCGCACCTGCCCCGTCACAATGCAGGCCCTCGGCGACGCCACCGCGCTCGTGCCCAACCGCACCCTTCGCCACCTCATCGACCGCTGGCTCTCCGCAGCCACCACCgaccagcaccaccacctcccGGAGTCGGATCCGTCGCTCGCGGCCCTCAAACGGTGCCTCCTGTCCGACgccacagccgccgccgccaagatcGCCGCGCTCGAGAAGGTCATGGCGCTGGCGTCCGAGTCCGACGTCGGCCGCGCGTGCATGCTCCAGCTGGGGTTCCTCAGCGTGCTGCTCCCGCTCGTGTTCCGCGCCGCGCCGGCGGATCGCCCCGGtcgcgcggaggaggagctcgcgcTGCAGTGCGCGCTCAGCCTCATGCCGTCCAGCCCCGCCGCGCCGCAGCTCGACTGCCTCAACGTGCTCAAGAAGGAGGCCAGCCTGGCGTCGTTCGTGCGGCTCCTGGAGCGGGGCAGCGGGCGCGCCAAGGCGGGCCTGTGCCGCCTCCTGGAGACCATCGCCACGGCGACCGCGACGCGGGACCTGGCGCTGATCGTCGCCGCCTCGCCGCGCGTGTGGCAGGCGCTGCTGCCGCTGCTGCAGCGGCAGGACGGGCCGGCGGCGTCCGACCCGCGCGCCTCGGAGGCCGCGGTGCGCGCGATCGCGGCGGTCTGCGCCACCGAGCCGGCGCGCGGCAGCGCCATACACCACGGCGTCGTCGGCGCGCTCTTCAGGCACCTGACGTGGTGGGCGTACGGCAAGGGCGGCGGCGCCGTGTCCAGCGcgctggcggcggtggaggccctGGCCGAGACGGAGGCCGGACGCAGGGCGGTCGCGCGCGCCCCGGGAGCGACGCGGGTGCTCGTCAGACACGTGTTCATGATGTCGTCGGCCAACGACGGCAGCgagcacgcggcggcggcgctgctagcTGTGTGCCGGGAGTCGCGGGCGGCACGGAGCGAAGCGGTCGGCGCCGGGGTTGTCACGCAGTTGCTGCTGCTCCTTCAGAGCCAGTGCGGCGCCAGGGCAAAGGCCAAGGCGAGGGCGCTGCTGAAGCTGCTCAAGTCCAG CTTCGTGCAGGCGCCGATGGCCTCTTACGACTTGCTGCTGCAGCTGGAGCTGAAAATTCTTCTACTAGAAGTACTGGACGTGGTGATCAACTTCGCTTGGAGGATAAGGTGTCTGATGAATCAAAAAGGGATGACGCTGCTTCCTGATGTCGAGCTGATGTTCTAG